The proteins below are encoded in one region of Neofelis nebulosa isolate mNeoNeb1 chromosome 17, mNeoNeb1.pri, whole genome shotgun sequence:
- the TPPP3 gene encoding tubulin polymerization-promoting protein family member 3 — protein MAASTDVAGLEESFRKFAIHGDPKASGQEMNGKNWAKLCKDCKVADGKAVTGTDVDIVFSKVKGKSARVINYEEFKKALEELAMKRFKGKSKEEAFDAICQLVAGKEPANVGVTKAKTGGAVERLTDTSKYTGSHKERFDESGKGKGIAGRQDILDDSGYVSAYKNAGTYDAKVKK, from the exons ATGGCAGCAAGCACAGATGTGGCTGGGCTGGAGGAAAGCTTCCGCAAGTTTGCCATCCATGGTGACCCCAAGGCCAGTGGGCAAGAGATGAATGGCAAGAACTGGGCCAAGCTGTGCAAGGACTGCAAGGTGGCTGATGGAAAGGCCGTGACAGGGACCGATGTCGACATCGTCTTCTCCAAAGTCAA AGGAAAGTCTGCTCGGGTTATCAACTATGAGGAGTTCAAGAAGGCTCTAGAAGAGCTGGCAATGAAGCGATTCAAGGGGAAGAGTAAGGAGGAAGCCTTCGATGCCATCTGCCAGCTGGTGGCAGGCAAGGAACCAGCCAATGTGGGCGTCACC AAAGCAAAGACAGGAGGTGCTGTGGAACGGCTGACTGACACCAGCAAGTACACAGGTTCCCACAAGGAGCGCTTCGACGAGAGCGGCAAGGGCAAGGGCATTGCTGGGCGTCAGGACATCCTGGATGACAGTGGCTATGTGAGTGCCTACAAGAACGCAGGCACCTATGATGCAAAGGTGAAGAAGTAA